The Biomphalaria glabrata chromosome 1, xgBioGlab47.1, whole genome shotgun sequence sequence aatctatacagactctatgtttgtttttttctacaatagtgctaacatttatttatagatctatatagatttatttcaacaataacaaatgttTGACCTGAGTAGTTGATGTCTTATTTACAAAGTGAATATCAAAGtggtaattagatctagacctagaatctagactagtcatCTTGTAGaagaaaattagatctagaactatacaTATCTATGGGATAGGACCAATagcgaacgcttttgtgccagtttttagtttagaattttataatgaaaacatctgcggactcctcagctattgggctataaaactaaatttgactcttttttccatatcagctattaaatttataattcaagtcaacttgcggTATGGGTCGGACATAATCAGCtaacgcaattttcgcgggagtcataatgagcgaaaggccataaaaaatagcgaaatagcatgttaaaatataggaaattatgcttcaattagttctatcatctaacttcttccatgaagcattataactattgtcctccttgtggcataaagcctaaatttgttttcactttctcgtgctccacatctcctttctctgcttggaactgatgtctatatagcctacgaaacttgcaAAATTCTATCACGCCACCTTCCTATAGGCTACTCCACGTCGTactactctccatttcataaactctcgttactcaactattttttttttaagaaattatgttcagtgcacttaagcGCCATCAACTcgatcccccccacacacacaagctgattgacccaaaggcagatcccgaatgcgatggattgatgatgtatggagacagatctacaacagcttggttttcgggcatggagacgaaaggctcaggagagatcttgtaattttataaatgtatattatatggtaactcttatatttattactaaatatatagttcgcgttTTTTTCCTatcctgaaatcgaatattttctcctggaaaactgtTGGAGATCTGAAaacctaatctcagaatggtggggtaaccctgtgaaaatgaattctgcacttcttttaaacatttatacacatattaatctcattaattagtaacaagaggttaaccagacagttaaaaaaaaaggaggagggcaAAACAGAGGTCCCCCCCCCGTATCCCGTataagcgctgttaagatcaactgaagcgtcatttcaccctcactggcatagaggtaAGTAGctgccagcatatgacctctgagagactgttggagagctgcgagtcaaacattttagacggaaagaaaatgcaggaaaatatgctggtcgcaactgggcgtagtcatgtgaaacacgtagtgatgcactcatccttaatcttcgaaatcgaagacgttgggttaaggttaaaaataggcctattattttaatatttcagtttacaaacaataacaatagataagacaaaaagaaaaacagattaaatcagtaactaaattattattaatggctttttaagcttataataggggtttcgctgaataggttttcagttaaaaaggtcattttgagcgaacaccccataatatttttttttcaacggaatgaatagccttagctattctagctaactatttcctcgtcaatttagaagcataatatgcaaatcgccttaagttcggacctattctcgtttatctggaaatgttttgagaatgaaatttccatacatgtcaactttgacctttagctacgctttattttattgagggaaaacaaaagtgaatatgtgggaaatgtaaaaaaatgtctttgtaacaccattttattagttctgcagttacttttgaaataaataagaatggataaaaaataccgggaggtgttcgctttgtatgccatttcgctgatgggcctttcctatagatctagatcagatcttGTACTACAACTTGTAGTAGTTATACTTATagtagttatagatctagatctagtagtgaaaTCAGATCCACTGAAAGTGAAAGCGAACTGTTGataatctagataaatctatagatctagtctagaattagatcacatgtgtattgcaagctttgataggctttacttttctaattatttctaaGTTTTGATTGAGAGACATCAGTTATGGCAAGgactaaaaaaatgataatttgtTTAGTTGATCATCGAATTGCCACATTAATTTAATAGCCCGGAATAAGGGCAATAAGGCCTCTCTCAGCCTAGCTTGCCGGCTAAGTCTTGGTCTtataagttctagatctagatctagaattacaaatCTACaaggtctatttatttttaagttttttgccTACATATAGATTTAGAAGTTGAATAATAAGTCCACACGTAGTGTACAGATCATCAGCAGTCGTCAATCGAACGTAAACCAATATGAATATGGTTGTTTATATTGGTAAGGGCGAAACCAAATACCGGAAATATCCAAATGTCGGAAATAATAGGATAGTaagtctataaataaatattaggagattataagacttgtcttcgaaaatcaagatatctcttaaactgtcgcttctatttaagtgaaatttcgtacacaggttccttttacctcctagatgcttactaagaacgggtttcgatagaataaaaacgttgggaccacaatttgcgaaaaaccacaggcttgctatcaaagctttgtattttattattggtatttccaaaacaacttaataaggaaattataaggcttgtctccgaaaatcaagatatctcttaaactgtcgcttctattcaagtgaaatctagtacacaggttccttttacctcctagatgcttactaagaacgggtttcgatagaatcaaaacgttgggaccacaatttgcgaaaaaccacaggcttgctatcaaagctttgtattttattattggtatttccaaaacaacttaataaggaaattataaggcttgtctccgaaaatcaagatatctcttaaactgtcgcttctattcaagtgaaatttagtacacaggtttcttttacctcctagatgcttactaagaacgggttttgatagaataaaaacgttggaaccacaatttgcgaaaaaccacaggcttgttatcaaagctttgtattttattattggtatttcccaaatcaacttaataaggaaattataaggcttgtctctgaaaatcaagatatctcttaaactgtcgcttctattcaagtgagatttagtacacaggttccttttacctcctagatgcttactaagaacgggtttcgatagaatcaaaacgttgggaccacaatttgcgaaaaaccacaggcttgctatcaaagctttgtattttattattggtatttcccaaatcaactataaataaatattaggagattataagacttgtctttgaaaatcaagatatctcttaaagtgtcgcttctatttacgtgaaatttcgtacacaggtttcttttacctcctagatgcttactaagaacgggtttcgatagaataaaaacgttgggaccacaatttgcgaaaaaccacaggcttgctatcaaagctttgtattttattattggtatttccaaaacaacttaataaggaaattataaggcttgtctccgaaaatcaagatatctcttaaactgtcgcttctattcaagtgagatttagtacacaggttccttttacctcctagatgcttactaagaacgggtttcgatagaataaaaacgttgggaccacaatttgcgaaaaaccacaggcttgctatcaaagctttgtattttattattggtatttccaaaacaacttaataaggaaattataaggcttgtctctgaaaatcaagatatctcttaaactgtcgcttctattcaagtgagatttagtacacaggttccttttacctcctagatgcttactaagaacgggtttcgatagaataaaaacgttgggaccacaatttgcgaaaaaccacaggcttgctatcaaagctttgtattttattattggtatttccaaaacaacttaataaggaaattataaggcttgtctccgaaaatcaagatatctcttaaactgtcgcttctattcaagtgagatttagtacacaggttccttttacctcctagatgcttactaagaacgggtttcgatagaataaaaacgttgggaccacaatttgcgaaaaaccacaggcttgctatcaaagctttgtattttattattggtatttccaaaacaacttaataaggaaattataaggcttgtctctgaaaatcaagatatctcttaaactgtcgcttctattcaagtgagatttagtacacaggttccttttacctcctagatgcttactaagaacgggtttcgatagaatcaaaacgttgggaccacaatttgcgaaaaaccacaggcttgctatcaaagctttgtattttattattggtatttcccaaatcaactataaataaatattaggagattataagacttgtctttgaaaatcaagatatctcttaaagtgtcgcttctatttacgtgaaatttcgtacacaggtttcttttacctcctagatgcttactaagaacgggtttcgatagaataaaaacgttgggaccacaatttgcgaaaaaccacaggcttgctatcaaagctttgtattttattattggtatttccaaaacaacttaataaggaaattataaggcttgtctccgaaaatcaagatatctcttaaactgtcgcttctattcaagtgagatttagtacacaggttccttttacctcctagatgcttactaagaacgggtttcgatagaatcaaaacgttgggaccacaatttgcgaaaaaccacaggcttgctatcaaagctttgtattttattattggtatttccaaaacaacttaataaggaaattataaggcttgtctccgaaaatcaagatatctcttaaactgtcgcttctattcaagtgagatttagtacacaggttccttttacctcctagatgcttactaagaacgggtttcgatagaatcaaaacgttgggaccacaatttgcgaaaaaccacaggcttgctatcaaagctttgtattttattattggtatttcccaaatcaactataaataaatattaggagattataagacttgtctttgaaaatcaagatatctcttaaactgtcgcttctatttacgtgaaatttcgtacacaggtttcttttacctcctagatgcttactaagaacgggtttcgatagaataaaaacgttgggaccacaatttgcgaaaaaccacaggcttgctatcaaagctttgtattttattattggtatttccaaaacaacttaataaggaaattataaggcttgtctccgaaaatcaagatatctcttaaactgtcgcttctattcaagtgagatttagtacacaggttccttttacctcctagatgcttactaagaacgggtttcgatagaataaaaacgttgggaccacaatttgcgaaaaaccacaggcttgctatcaaagctttgtattttattattggtatttccaaaacaacttaataaggaaattataaggcttgtctccgaaaatcaagatatctcttaaactgtcgcttctattcaagtgagatttagtacacaggttccttttacctcctagatgcttactaagaacgggtttcgatagaatcaaaacgttgggaccacaatttgcgaaaaaccacaggcttgctatcaaagctttgtattttattattggtatttcccaaatcaactataaataaatattaggagattataagacttgtctttgaaaatcaagatatctcttaaactgtcgcttctatttacgtgaaatttcgtacacaggtttcttttacctcctagatgcttactaagaacgggtttcgatagaataaaaacgttgggaccacaatttgcgaaaaaccacaggcttgctatcaaagctttgtattttattattggtatttccaaaacaacttaataaggaaattataaggcttgtctccgaaaatcaagatatctcttaaactgtcgcttctattcaagtgagatttagtacacaggttccttttacctcctagatgcttactaagaacgggtttcgatagaatcaaaacgttgggaccacaatttgtgaaaaaccacaggcttgctatcaaagctttgtattttattattggtatttcccaaatcaactataaataaatattaggagaatttaagacttgtctttgaaaatcaagatatctcttaaactgtcgcttctatttacgtgaaatttcgtacacaggtttcttttacctcctagatgcttactaagaacgggtttcgatagaataaaaacgttgggaccacaatttgcgaaaaaccttaggcttgctatcaaagctttgtattttattattggtatttcccaaatcaactataaataaatattaggggattataagacttgtcttcgaaaatcaagatatctcttaaactgtcgcttctattcacgtgaaatttcgtacacaggtttcttttaactcctagatgcttactaagaacgggtttcgaaagaatcaaaacgttaggaccaccatttgcgaaaaaccacaggcttgctatgaaagctatgtattttatttttgatatttcccaatcaacttaataaggaaattataaagcttgtcttcgaaaacCAAGAAATCTCTTACATTGTCGcacctattaaaaagaaatttcttgcACAGTttctttttacctcctagatgcttagtaAGAACAGTTGTTGACAGATTCGAAATCTTGGAACAACCTATAGTGATAATCTGCAGGCTTGCTTTaaagcttttgtattttatttttggtatttcccgaaTGATCTTAATTAAGGacttaataaggcttgtcttcgaatcaagaaatttcttaaattaattgttgtttgtaatccattttttttttttttgtgattgctTTTTCGGAATCGACATTTTTGTAATGACTGTTTTGAATCGgacctatgttgttgttttttttttttttttttgtggttattTAGAGTCAACTTCTACTCTTTTGGGGGTTGCTGATTGAATAGACTTGTGCATTTTTAATATATGAACATTATTCGTAGTTTCTGTTTTGAATCGACctgtttgttatttgtagtgGCTATTTGAAATCggcttgtgctttttttttggggatGGATCTTTAAAATCGGACTTCTGCGTATTTAAGGGGGATGCACAGTGAGAAAACATCGATCTAGgtcaaaaatatcgatattttaaaattaattgattttaatagtttaaaatgtctagaaaacaaattccctatcagaatactaaaaaaactgcgctttatacatcaattttgtattttaaaagtagatgtataagcaaaattttgatgttttggttaaaaatcaacattttgtaagctaAAGTTGATAAGCTAATGTACGCTCTTATCCCTAACAGATGGTATCGATACAAAGGTCTACTTTTCTAGTTCCGATTATGTGCATGGAttctcattctataaatataaactttcaaaatacgtcactacctcttttttttccctatatccTCATATACACACTCACTAAGCCATATTTACGCATGCGCACTATCAAAGCTACATTGGTAACTATGACAACAAAATTTACACGCATGCGCACATGACGTGATCCGGTCTTTCTTCTGTAAACATTTGAAAGCCTCGATTCATTATTCAAACtcagaaatgccaacaaaaggttatatgtttggaaagaaaaaacgttactgtaagcccagaggaagacatgcttcaaagacaaatgcataattacaaaggtaagtctaaatctagagttttttatttactagaccAGCGTGTGCTTACACATAAAATAATGAGATAATCACTTTGCTTCATCAATCTTTGAATTCGACAAACGCAACGTGTTTATCATATCAATGAATCACATCTaggtctatatatagatctagacattaaataaatatcatgaaagtgattgcaaacatagagatctatccttttttagatctagtatagattagggacatagatcacattagaactagaatgactagatattctagattgtctagatctagaatgactagaatctagattctaaatctagattatcatgtagttgtaggacttcaacttggtcttttttttttttaagatctaatacatatATCAAGGTTCGTACATGGtctggaaaaagtctggaatttcaaaattcagatttcagtcttaaaaaagtctggaaaattgctacttttcgatgcaattttgttaaatgtctggaatttgaaaaaaaaataatccgatGTCATTCAGCCCTCAGGCGCCGTAACCGGTAAAACGCTAGGCTGCTAGATCTGGTTGGGCATAGAGGCTtccattaataggcctactagatctatctattgtgAAAGCATGCGCAATCCACGGCATGTCGGTGAAATGCCAGCCAATTTCTAGACGGTGTACTGTAGACTTAAATTAgatttagtaatagatctagtcctaaactagtaactagtttattatgactgctgttatcttatcttatataatacagacgttacttcaaaaaagatgatgattaaaAGATGTTATTCTATATTATCTAGATGGTCAATCAAATTTCAGTTAGGCTACCAAAGGTCGGGAAGTTTTtggcctagatttatttatgcatgggcgaaactccccccccccccttttttttaaataatgaaaacaaatatatctcgtcaatgacgtcaatatagaatatatagagagagtctagatcttgagtctaaaccaaaaatatttggcaacaagaatgacttactagatctaggtctactactagatttaaaagTCTCGATCTATTCGCGACTTAgatagtttactagatctaggtctactactagatttagtctcgatctatgacTATGCGCGacttttattactagatctatatctgttctaggtctactagatctactaaattctaaattctactagactagattactagatttagtcttgatctatgcGCCACTTCTTAATAGATCAAGGTTTTCTACTAGCCTAATGTTAGCCTCGATCTATGtgtgattaccccccccccccccccacattaaataaagaaaacaaattatattataatatatctagtcaacatagaatatGCCTATAAGatcggtaaaacttcccatcgaaggcccctagttttttaggttaattatttggcagctgtctatgCGCACTTGAGTCTAAAGTAAAAGACTAGGCCTTTAGAATGACTtccattactaggtctagaattagatttagtcttcaTCTATGCGCAaattagattactagatctaggtctactactagatttagtacctaatttagtctcgatctatgcgcgatttcccccccccccccccccccctccccatttaaataaagaaaacaagttatattatatctagtcaacatagaatatagatctagatcttagtctaaactaaaagataAAAGACTAGAGCACAAGAATGACTTAGATTACTAGGTCTgcaactagatttagtctcgatctatgcacgtttaccccccccccccctttttttttttccccaaatctattcaatgtagaatatagatcttgagtctaaactcaaaaaccaaaaagacttagaatactagatctactactagatttagtcttgatctaagtctagatttagatctagcatacttagcatatagatctataattataatctagtatggttatgatatagatttagatcaatattatcaatttttaccccgttaaaaaaaacaagtcagtattcacataggCATAGGCCTATTGTGAATTAGACATAAGTAAGCCACtactacaaattaaatttcaagttcaatacagttaatctatctctagatctttatttaaaattatctcctccaatagaattataggcctactagaggtAGGCCCTCTAACCTAGGCTAGTCTAAATaagtctttactttttaactagtGTCTAATGTTTACGccactaaatatctatataaaaattataaaactattggACTAGTTATGAGATTAAGAATAAGATTTTACAACTAAGTTAGGCCTATTGAACTATATAGGGCCTATTAAATTTCCCAAGTCTAAGTGCTACAAGATTAgtgactttttttcccccttgtacCGTATGTTccttaataattgaaaattattattacaccctagtccaaacctcccacagtacGACAGGGGTTAGTtattggcagggtttgaacccaagatCACGAATAcagcagtccagagcacatatggCATGCTCAGGTAGCCATCCTTTTTACTGTTAGTAAGTCTGGAAAACATAAGATAAATGTctggaattcattttcacaaaagttgtatgaaccatgatatatagatctacatgtaacatgtcactttacattttttacttttgatgaatacaatatatgattcctaaaatgcattataaaatttaaaataatcttcatgttgtacataaatagatgtgacgtgtactttcatactattgaatttttttttaaagaacttctaatttttttttatttgtttgcagctctgttttggatacagctggatctgaagcagcaacaacgcagcctgcaagtgcagctgaacgaaaaataattctaactgcaattactaacgctgataacaccaataagaggctgcctgaagatttcatatacgtcatgatgaattcaatggaattgaccacaatggtctccttgttgtgctgtccacattgcttcgacaaaaaattaaccatgtgcatcacacaatcaaaaggcatggctcatttgattaaaatcaaatgccTAAATTGTGAAACATATTTGTGGCCTGACTGgacctcaaaaaaaagtaataatgttcatctggatattaatgtccgcgctgtcgctgcattaaaagaatctggaatctcgcattctaaatttgataggttttgtggacttatgagtatgccctgcatgcacagaaatacttataacaatctagctaacatagtcaacactgctataattgaagctggtgaagaatgtatgattagggcatctgctgttgtgcatggaagaaacatttcacaacctCTGACTACAGATGATAGAATAAGTTCAACAGGCTGTcctgttattacagtttcttttgatgggacttggcataaaaggggccactcatctcattcaggaattggcagttattgattttgatacTGGACTCGTCATCGACACCGAAGTCCTATCAAATTATTGCTGTGTTAGTGATTCAAACTCTGCAGAACTAAATTTTGATACCTCTAAgcatatgtgtcaaaaaaacttcagtggCTCAGCAAATGCAATGGAGGCCGCAGCAGCATCCAAAATTTGTTCTCACTCTGTGGCATCAGAAAACTTGTTTATGGCATGAAGCTGTGTGATGGTGATAGTAAATCACATTCATCTGCCATTACCAGCTCAGGAtatgatgtagaaatcttaaaagaggactgcattaaccacatctcaaaaagaatgtttaatgctttgaacaatttaaaaatgtctaacaaaaaagaactaaattataggcttacaaagccaaaaattgaaaaaattacaaataactatTCCAAAGTTCTGCGCCAAAATGCTCCTGACAttcaaaaaaatgaagctggctgttatgggctcattttttcatatgatgagctcagacctagatcataaccacaggttgtgtcctgatggcactacatcttggtgtcacactttaagagatcagaggcactaaaacagccatacaaaaaacataatcagaccatcacatcagaaataggaaaactgttatttcctataacagacacagatctgttaaaaacatgttcaagaatGGGAACACAAAACGCCAATGAATCTTTTCATTCCCTCATTTGGCAAAGATGCCCCAAAACAGAATTCGCAACATTAAAAACTAAGGACGGCGACATACCTTGCTGTTTTACCCTCAATAATGGACCTGTTGGCATCAGTTTTTTGACATATTAGGCGTTCCCTGGACACTAAAGAACATTTCTTCTAGtgagaaaaagcaaaatgtcaaaCTACAGCTTGTTGTTAGAAAAAGAAGATCAATCACATAAGTGTCCaggagaaaaaaattgaaaaaacgAAGAATTGAGCATGAGCACCGGGCAGAGGTTCTCGAAGGTCCAACCTATCAATCAGGCcattttaatgaatagtttttttattatctattatgttatattatgtaaatattccccttttttttcatttttatggttgcaataaatattttatatcattttaaaaactttaaatgcgtttttcttaaaatgtatttttaggtgcatgttgtccacaagaatctcaaaatctttagttctgtataatttagactaataatttttcacatgtagtttattgatagtatatcataggtaataggctgcaaaaattttcaaaatgtttaattttcattaaaaaaaagaaaaataatgatgtgaccGCAGTGAAAAATgtggtcgaaaaaaaaataaaaattttcaaaattcATTTTGAGGTTATGATgcgacaaaatgtatttaacccatatacattttttttagtatacacTTCTTTCACTACATCTTTAATTAGGTGATTTAATGGCTGAAGGTTACAACACATGACTTCTGAACCTGGCTTTGAGATTCAGAATATTTATACCTctaagtccaccaaactctaatgggtactaaaaattagagtgtggtatcagccaggataaccaactacttagtaggctaaagtttatattattgattaacatgcatggctagattcagtggcgtcactagggtcggtgtcacccaaatcaattagcttggagatgaaatccacctactcaaaacaatcattgtcccaacgCCACCTTGAAAAAAGACTGAGCAGTGACGGCTGAGAAGGATCATTtgaataacataccgagataatgctaccaatagagaaatattttccagCACAGGCATTCGCCGTCTACGGAAAGAGGCGAC is a genomic window containing:
- the LOC129927695 gene encoding uncharacterized protein LOC129927695, which gives rise to MLSSVLDTAGSEAATTQPASAAERKIILTAITNADNTNKRLPEDFIYVMMNSMELTTMVSLLCCPHCFDKKLTMCITQSKGMAHLIKIKCLNCETYLWPDWTSKKSNNVHLDINVRAVAALKESGISHSKFDRFCGLMSMPCMHRNTYNNLANIVNTAIIEAGEECMIRASAVVHGRNISQPLTTDDRISSTGCPVITVSFDGTWHKRGHSSHSGIGSY